One Streptomyces mobaraensis NBRC 13819 = DSM 40847 DNA segment encodes these proteins:
- the asnB gene encoding asparagine synthase (glutamine-hydrolyzing) — translation MCGIAGWLSYGRDLERERPTVEAMTATMALRGPDAFGVWTDRHIALGHRRLSIIDLEGGKQPMVEETPAGTVALTYSGEAYNFTELRDELVRRGHRFRTTSDTEVVLHAYLEWGERVAEHLNGMYAFAVWDGRTEKLVLVRDRLGIKPLYFYPTADGVLFGSEPKAILANPLAERVVDVAGLRELLTFTKDPGQAVWAGMSEVKPGTIVTVDRNGHREHTYWRLEANRHTDDTDKTVARVGELLEDAVARQLVADVPRCVLLSGGLDSSSITALAAGHLSAQGERLRSFAVDFTSHDESFTPDQLRVARDTPFAHDVAGHVDSDHTDILIDHRQLADPELRRAVVAARDLPAGMGDIDMSLLLLFRAVRERSTVALSGESADELFGGYRWFHDPAAQQADFFPWLINLGENGDYSPLGVVRPEVLGALDLGGHLHESFARVTAEVGTVEGESDFEYRMRRSSYVHLTRFVRTMLDRKDRMSMAAGLEVRVPFCDHRLVEYVYNTPWSMKTFDGREKSLLRAATRDRLPRSVVERAKNFYPSTQDPDYVAALQKQARDLLADSDHPAFQLVNEGWLRQVLAIDATEMPLGARNGIERALDVAVWFDLYNPELRLA, via the coding sequence ATGTGCGGAATTGCAGGCTGGCTCTCCTACGGCCGCGACCTCGAGCGCGAGCGCCCCACCGTCGAGGCGATGACCGCCACCATGGCGCTGCGCGGCCCCGACGCCTTCGGCGTCTGGACCGACCGCCACATCGCGCTCGGCCACCGGCGGCTGTCCATCATCGACCTGGAGGGCGGCAAGCAGCCCATGGTCGAGGAGACGCCCGCCGGCACCGTCGCCCTCACCTACAGCGGTGAGGCGTACAACTTCACCGAGCTGCGGGACGAACTGGTGCGGCGCGGCCACCGGTTCCGCACCACCAGCGACACCGAGGTCGTGCTCCACGCCTATCTGGAGTGGGGCGAGCGGGTCGCCGAGCACCTCAACGGCATGTACGCCTTCGCCGTCTGGGACGGCCGCACCGAGAAGCTGGTCCTCGTCCGGGACCGGCTCGGCATCAAGCCGCTCTACTTCTACCCGACCGCCGACGGCGTGCTGTTCGGCTCCGAGCCCAAGGCGATCCTCGCCAACCCGCTGGCCGAGCGCGTCGTCGACGTCGCGGGCCTGCGCGAGCTGCTGACCTTCACCAAGGACCCGGGCCAGGCCGTGTGGGCCGGCATGTCCGAGGTCAAGCCGGGCACGATCGTCACGGTCGACCGCAACGGCCACCGGGAGCACACGTACTGGCGCCTGGAGGCCAACCGCCACACGGACGACACCGACAAGACCGTCGCCCGCGTCGGCGAGCTGCTGGAGGACGCCGTCGCCCGCCAGCTCGTCGCCGACGTCCCGCGCTGCGTCCTGCTCTCCGGCGGCCTGGACTCCAGCAGCATCACCGCCCTCGCGGCCGGGCACCTGAGCGCCCAGGGCGAGCGGCTGCGCAGCTTCGCCGTGGACTTCACCAGCCACGACGAGAGCTTCACCCCCGACCAACTGCGCGTCGCCCGGGACACCCCGTTCGCGCACGACGTGGCCGGGCACGTGGACTCCGACCACACCGACATCCTCATCGACCACCGCCAGCTCGCCGACCCGGAGCTGCGCCGCGCCGTCGTCGCCGCCCGCGACCTGCCGGCCGGCATGGGCGACATCGACATGTCGCTGCTGCTCCTCTTCCGCGCCGTGCGCGAGCGCTCCACGGTCGCCCTCTCCGGCGAGTCCGCCGACGAACTGTTCGGCGGCTACCGCTGGTTCCACGACCCGGCGGCCCAGCAGGCGGACTTCTTCCCCTGGCTGATCAACCTCGGCGAGAACGGCGACTACAGCCCCCTCGGCGTCGTCCGCCCCGAGGTCCTCGGCGCCCTGGACCTGGGCGGCCACCTGCACGAGAGCTTCGCGCGCGTCACCGCCGAGGTCGGCACGGTCGAGGGCGAGAGCGACTTCGAGTACCGGATGCGCCGCAGCTCCTACGTCCACCTGACCCGCTTCGTCCGCACCATGCTCGACCGCAAGGACCGCATGAGCATGGCCGCCGGCCTGGAGGTCCGGGTGCCGTTCTGCGACCACCGCCTGGTCGAGTACGTCTACAACACCCCCTGGTCGATGAAGACCTTCGACGGCCGCGAGAAGAGCCTGCTGCGCGCCGCCACCCGTGACCGCCTGCCGCGCTCGGTGGTCGAGCGGGCGAAGAACTTCTACCCCTCCACCCAGGACCCGGACTACGTCGCGGCCCTCCAGAAGCAGGCCCGCGACCTGCTCGCCGACTCCGACCACCCGGCCTTCCAGCTCGTCAACGAGGGCTGGCTGCGCCAGGTGCTCGCCATCGACGCCACGGAGATGCCGCTGGGCGCCCGCAACGGCATCGAGCGCGCGCTGGACGTCGCGGTCTGGTTCGACCTCTACAACCCGGAACTGCGCCTGGCCTGA
- a CDS encoding DUF1707 domain-containing protein — translation MTKLDRTQLRIGDDEREAALDALTTHSREGRLTIDEYGERAEALQEARTQADILALFKDLPEPRPTLAPTTPDTSLTPAAGRPATPETRRGPLGLPDRTDRPTRATDRFAGTLLGVPVGAVAAAGVSYATGSWLFMFLAPPIAYAADRLSRRGRKD, via the coding sequence GTGACCAAGCTCGACAGAACCCAGCTCCGCATCGGCGACGACGAGCGCGAGGCAGCCCTCGATGCTTTGACCACGCACAGCCGCGAGGGCCGGCTGACCATCGACGAGTACGGCGAGCGCGCCGAGGCCCTCCAAGAGGCCCGCACCCAGGCGGACATCCTGGCCCTCTTCAAGGACCTCCCCGAACCCCGCCCGACCCTCGCCCCCACCACCCCGGACACCTCCCTCACCCCGGCCGCCGGCCGCCCCGCCACCCCGGAGACCCGCCGCGGCCCCCTCGGCCTCCCCGACCGCACCGACCGCCCGACCCGCGCCACCGACCGCTTCGCCGGCACCCTCCTCGGCGTCCCCGTCGGCGCCGTCGCCGCCGCGGGCGTCAGCTACGCCACGGGCAGTTGGCTCTTCATGTTCCTGGCCCCGCCGATCGCCTACGCGGCGGACCGCCTGTCCCGCCGGGGGCGGAAGGACTGA
- a CDS encoding SagB family peptide dehydrogenase: protein MSALFLSLAPGTTVHHDGDDQGLVTVRHRWGSTPAGPGGRPLAEMLTALTRGPVALDDLTGRFPDTGVALLRYCLDHLGHSLCHHATAAGTRPLATAVPLAPEAAPRPGPPPPGAVTLDQAAHLRPLDGTLVAESPRSRFRIRLDDARAAAVFAPLAGPTTRQELLSALPDLTEDELTEVLSLLHVAGFLHPVHGDGPGTAALPPGWSFHELLAHDGSRAGLRDRLYGPVFPLRATEAPAPPVAPARPGRTIPLRRPDPDEARREDRTFTDVLESRASVRAYGESPLDVDELAGWLYRAARVRTVLDARPGHDRPYAVTSRPYPSAGSAYELELYVAVHRCAGLGRGLYHYDALAHALTVLPGGPAEVDALVREGTAATGGPPPDVHVTVASRFKRLSWKYAAHAYALTLKNTGVLLQTLHLVATAMGLSGCILGGGDGEIPARALGLRPHTEIPVGAFVLGSAAGRRLR, encoded by the coding sequence GTGAGTGCGCTCTTCCTGTCCCTGGCACCCGGCACGACGGTGCACCACGACGGTGACGATCAGGGGCTCGTGACCGTGCGCCACCGCTGGGGCAGCACGCCGGCCGGCCCGGGTGGCCGGCCGCTGGCGGAGATGCTGACGGCGCTCACGCGGGGCCCGGTGGCTCTGGATGACCTCACCGGCCGGTTTCCGGACACCGGAGTCGCCCTGCTCCGGTACTGCCTGGACCACCTCGGCCACTCGCTGTGCCATCACGCCACCGCTGCCGGAACGCGCCCACTGGCCACCGCCGTACCGCTGGCGCCGGAGGCGGCCCCACGCCCCGGCCCCCCGCCACCGGGCGCGGTGACGCTCGACCAGGCCGCTCATCTGCGCCCGCTGGACGGCACGCTCGTGGCCGAGTCACCGCGGTCCCGGTTCCGGATCCGCCTCGACGACGCGCGGGCGGCAGCGGTGTTCGCCCCCTTGGCCGGGCCCACGACGCGTCAGGAACTCCTGTCGGCGCTACCGGACTTGACGGAGGACGAGCTCACCGAGGTCCTGTCCTTGCTGCACGTCGCCGGCTTTCTGCACCCGGTGCACGGCGACGGTCCCGGCACGGCCGCGCTCCCGCCGGGCTGGTCGTTCCACGAGCTGCTGGCCCACGACGGCAGCCGGGCCGGCCTCCGCGACCGCCTCTACGGCCCCGTCTTCCCCCTGCGCGCCACCGAGGCGCCGGCCCCGCCCGTCGCACCCGCCCGTCCGGGCCGCACCATCCCCCTGCGCCGTCCCGACCCGGACGAGGCGCGGCGCGAGGACCGCACGTTCACCGACGTCCTGGAGTCCCGCGCATCGGTCCGCGCCTACGGTGAAAGCCCGCTGGACGTGGACGAGTTGGCGGGGTGGCTGTACCGCGCCGCCCGTGTCCGTACGGTGCTGGACGCCCGGCCCGGGCACGACCGGCCGTACGCGGTCACCAGCCGCCCGTACCCCAGCGCCGGCTCGGCGTACGAGCTGGAACTGTACGTGGCCGTGCACCGCTGTGCCGGGCTCGGCCGCGGCCTGTACCACTACGACGCGCTCGCCCACGCGCTGACCGTCCTGCCGGGCGGCCCGGCGGAGGTGGACGCGCTGGTGCGGGAGGGAACGGCCGCGACCGGTGGGCCGCCGCCGGACGTGCACGTCACCGTGGCGTCGCGCTTCAAGCGCCTGTCGTGGAAGTACGCGGCGCACGCCTACGCCCTCACCCTGAAGAACACCGGGGTGCTGCTCCAGACGCTCCACCTGGTGGCCACGGCCATGGGCCTGTCCGGCTGCATCCTGGGCGGCGGTGACGGCGAGATCCCCGCCCGGGCCCTCGGCCTGCGGCCCCACACCGAGATCCCCGTCGGCGCCTTCGTCCTGGGCAGCGCCGCCGGGCGGCGCCTACGGTAG
- a CDS encoding lantibiotic dehydratase C-terminal domain-containing protein yields the protein MPAPDASPDISPPSGHWTAVHLFHQGDLDVLLLDAVVPELGRLARTGTVGGHFFLRYWEGGPHLRVRVRSAKPLGDAAGHLVERWNDWLARHPSPCTVDEAAYHRFATAAAQQEHLPAHEPWRGLHDTAQIRPYRPEHDRYGTGASLAAVERHFVEASDCARALLARRPSPAERLSAAFAVLLLTWTVTASDAGQRLAALRAGAESWRRMLGAAYDTEGFDRAYERARPGLLRRAAGLLATPVPAAPGDGPLAAWHHSVARLHASLAGLERAGAFAPDLAALRDDPSLLALPSPRTALTANRCAHLMCNRLGLDAAQEAMLRHFAARAAAALGDSRP from the coding sequence GTGCCGGCGCCTGACGCCTCACCCGACATCTCACCGCCGTCCGGCCACTGGACGGCCGTGCACCTCTTCCACCAGGGCGACCTCGACGTCCTGCTGCTCGACGCCGTCGTACCCGAACTCGGCCGGCTCGCCCGGACCGGGACCGTCGGCGGCCACTTCTTCCTCCGCTACTGGGAGGGCGGCCCCCATCTGCGGGTCCGCGTCCGGTCCGCGAAACCCCTCGGGGATGCCGCCGGCCACCTCGTGGAGCGGTGGAACGACTGGCTGGCCCGCCACCCCTCGCCGTGCACGGTCGACGAGGCGGCCTACCACCGCTTCGCCACGGCGGCGGCGCAGCAGGAGCACCTGCCGGCCCACGAGCCGTGGCGCGGCCTGCACGACACCGCGCAGATCCGCCCGTACCGGCCCGAGCACGACCGCTACGGCACCGGCGCCTCCCTCGCCGCCGTCGAGCGGCATTTCGTCGAGGCGAGCGACTGCGCCCGGGCCCTGCTCGCCCGCCGCCCCTCCCCCGCCGAGCGGTTGTCGGCCGCTTTCGCGGTCCTGCTGCTGACGTGGACCGTGACGGCGTCGGACGCCGGGCAGCGCCTGGCAGCGTTGCGGGCCGGGGCGGAGTCGTGGCGCCGCATGCTCGGGGCCGCGTACGACACGGAGGGCTTCGACCGGGCGTACGAGCGCGCGCGCCCCGGTCTGCTGCGGCGCGCGGCGGGGCTGCTGGCCACACCGGTCCCCGCGGCGCCGGGCGACGGGCCGCTCGCCGCGTGGCACCACAGCGTCGCGCGGCTCCACGCGAGCCTCGCGGGCCTGGAGCGCGCCGGTGCCTTCGCCCCCGACCTCGCCGCCCTGCGCGACGACCCCTCGCTGCTCGCCCTGCCCAGCCCCCGCACGGCCCTCACCGCCAACCGGTGCGCCCACCTGATGTGCAATCGGCTCGGCCTGGATGCCGCTCAGGAGGCCATGCTGCGCCACTTCGCGGCACGGGCCGCCGCCGCCCTGGGGGACAGCCGCCCGTGA
- a CDS encoding lantibiotic dehydratase has protein sequence MNTAAAMPPDPVLRVAGVPRSVLAALNTPESHALAETVLAEQERIDAEGRAVADALHAVIGALPDPAPRPRVIGLRRAAHQGRTPRTTEWDAAVQAALPAPLAARVEGWLAARARQEQRRAALADTLARETEAVLGALRGPLTDPSFRQGLLHGSRGLDDVLERWLDTPHGRAPGTKVLVSLARYLSRAAAKTSPYSTFTATGQARWRPSGPWLDFGDMTRRPVQAEINLARLRRIADALLRTRPELRATLRLRSNPALHASPEAIRLIPPTAGARITALPAPGQLSRLMEAVRQVDGLTAAEAGPAVGRFLAAGILQEDLPLDDAAPCHLTALTAWLEEAAPELAPVGAALHGLRMELTRHQSASTHSERRRRDRAVRERLRSVEDTLGLPAPRESYERRPFHEDSVLGGDAATLGHPHWRPLLADLTATGRALAVLDRDLPARHAAAAWLTERHGPAARVPLLLVLHQLQDEQSPAAQRVRDLLDPGFGTDDELLAASPLPVLRRLAGERRRVTAALHAGDLPTGLALPRPPLSLAHYVQPLAGPDGRPYAVLNAVTAGHGHWQGRLDRIHARATGRPVPPGPAAPASVCDPLPVDLGGLYASNTNLRRPTVPHVFDHPFTRDSRPAHQRIALGEVTVHVDTATGLPALHAPRPAVDLVPVHLGLMSPQLLPPPLATVLRLFGDPHTLFRTGHPLQPGPFTDDVPADGIRHLPRLRAGNVVLRRRGWLTRAASVPLPRPGEHGHDHLLRLLAWQRAVGLPQRCFARTRPAGGPAPDPFADKGYKPAYVDFASPLLTAAFTRALTAPDTVVHIEEALPDPAADQGPGTGPYTTELVIELPAGPPSGLPGEHRAGA, from the coding sequence GTGAACACCGCTGCCGCCATGCCGCCCGACCCGGTGCTACGCGTCGCCGGCGTCCCCCGGTCCGTGCTGGCCGCCCTCAACACCCCCGAAAGCCACGCCCTGGCCGAGACCGTCCTCGCCGAGCAGGAACGGATCGACGCCGAGGGCCGGGCCGTCGCCGACGCGCTGCATGCCGTCATCGGGGCGCTGCCCGACCCGGCGCCGCGCCCCCGCGTCATCGGCCTGCGCCGCGCCGCCCACCAGGGCCGTACTCCCCGTACCACCGAGTGGGACGCCGCCGTACAGGCCGCGCTGCCGGCGCCGCTCGCCGCCCGTGTCGAGGGCTGGCTCGCGGCACGGGCCCGCCAGGAACAGCGCCGCGCGGCGCTGGCGGACACGCTCGCGCGCGAGACCGAGGCCGTGCTCGGGGCGCTGCGCGGTCCGCTGACCGACCCCTCCTTCCGGCAGGGGCTGCTGCACGGCAGCCGGGGCCTCGACGACGTCCTGGAACGCTGGCTCGATACCCCCCACGGCCGAGCGCCGGGCACCAAGGTCCTGGTGAGCCTGGCCCGTTACCTGTCCCGTGCGGCCGCGAAGACCAGCCCGTACAGCACCTTCACCGCCACCGGGCAGGCCCGGTGGCGCCCGTCCGGGCCCTGGCTGGACTTCGGGGACATGACTCGGCGACCGGTGCAGGCGGAGATCAACCTGGCGCGCCTGCGCCGCATCGCCGACGCCCTGCTGCGCACCCGCCCCGAACTGCGCGCCACCCTGCGCCTGCGCTCCAATCCGGCCCTGCACGCCTCCCCGGAGGCGATACGCCTGATCCCGCCCACCGCCGGGGCGAGGATCACCGCCCTGCCGGCACCGGGACAGCTGTCCCGGCTGATGGAGGCCGTGCGGCAGGTCGACGGGCTCACCGCCGCCGAGGCCGGGCCCGCGGTAGGGCGCTTCCTGGCCGCCGGCATCCTCCAGGAGGATCTGCCGCTGGACGACGCGGCGCCCTGCCACCTGACGGCGCTGACCGCCTGGCTGGAGGAGGCGGCGCCGGAACTCGCGCCCGTAGGCGCCGCATTGCACGGCCTGCGCATGGAACTGACGCGGCATCAGTCCGCGTCCACCCACAGTGAGCGTCGCCGCCGTGACCGTGCCGTCCGCGAGCGGTTGCGGTCCGTCGAGGACACCCTGGGCCTTCCCGCCCCGCGCGAGAGCTACGAGCGCCGGCCGTTCCACGAGGACAGCGTGCTCGGCGGTGACGCCGCCACGCTCGGTCATCCGCACTGGCGGCCCCTGCTGGCCGATCTCACCGCCACGGGCCGCGCCCTGGCGGTCCTCGACCGCGACCTGCCCGCCCGGCACGCCGCCGCGGCGTGGCTCACCGAACGCCACGGCCCGGCCGCCCGGGTGCCGCTGCTGCTCGTCCTGCACCAGCTCCAGGACGAGCAGTCCCCCGCCGCGCAGCGCGTACGCGACCTGCTCGACCCCGGATTCGGCACGGACGACGAGCTGCTGGCCGCGAGCCCCCTGCCCGTCCTGCGCCGGCTCGCCGGCGAGCGGCGCCGCGTGACGGCCGCCCTGCACGCCGGTGACCTGCCCACCGGCCTCGCCCTCCCGCGTCCGCCGCTGTCCCTCGCCCACTACGTGCAGCCGCTGGCCGGCCCGGACGGGCGGCCGTACGCCGTCCTCAACGCCGTCACCGCCGGGCACGGCCACTGGCAGGGCCGCCTCGACCGCATCCACGCGCGCGCCACGGGCCGCCCGGTGCCGCCGGGCCCCGCCGCCCCCGCCTCCGTATGCGACCCGCTCCCGGTCGACCTCGGCGGGCTGTACGCCTCCAACACCAACCTGCGCCGCCCCACCGTGCCGCACGTCTTCGACCACCCCTTCACCCGCGACAGCCGCCCCGCCCACCAGCGCATCGCGCTGGGCGAGGTGACGGTGCACGTCGACACGGCCACCGGCCTGCCCGCCCTCCACGCGCCGCGCCCAGCAGTCGACCTCGTCCCCGTGCACCTCGGGCTGATGAGCCCGCAGCTGCTGCCACCCCCGCTCGCCACCGTGCTGCGGCTGTTCGGCGACCCGCACACCCTCTTTCGTACCGGGCACCCCCTCCAGCCGGGCCCCTTCACGGACGACGTGCCGGCCGACGGCATCCGCCACCTGCCCCGCCTCCGCGCCGGGAACGTGGTCCTGCGCCGCCGCGGCTGGCTCACCCGGGCCGCGTCCGTACCGCTGCCGCGGCCCGGCGAGCACGGCCACGACCACCTGCTGCGGCTGCTCGCCTGGCAGCGCGCGGTGGGCCTTCCGCAGCGCTGCTTCGCGCGGACCCGCCCGGCCGGGGGGCCGGCACCGGACCCGTTCGCGGACAAGGGCTACAAGCCCGCCTACGTCGACTTCGCCTCGCCCCTGCTGACCGCCGCCTTCACGCGCGCGCTCACCGCGCCCGACACCGTCGTCCACATCGAGGAAGCGCTGCCCGACCCGGCCGCCGACCAGGGCCCCGGTACGGGCCCGTACACCACCGAACTCGTCATCGAACTGCCCGCCGGACCCCCGTCCGGCCTCCCCGGGGAGCACCGTGCCGGCGCCTGA
- a CDS encoding TOMM precursor leader peptide-binding protein — protein sequence MARTDVLVSGDGGVLHHAVDEVLGGRPAVAAVVTVTDARATDDEHDGALRRATALGVPFLPVWTEGDRAVVGPVVRPGVPGCHRCLGMRRAHAPDRAVARAVLGHAPDLYALPSPLLTAPAVTLTARLVAERLTAPDARAARSMTVVGLRALDVSTHAFLPDPCCPVCGGLPDDAPTAVPRALVPRPKPRPGLRLRRPDTALLRALLADPETGLVRGVTQATAAVPLARAPLALPDGGEAEAGLGAGPDRDTATAAALLEGAERYASVRPRARRTVVRAAYADVRDDAVDPRTLGLHPDSHYDVPGFPFRRFAEDRVTEWVWAWSHGRARPVLLPRSYAYFLSADERDPGDRGFVFEVSNGCALGSCAEEAQLHGLLEVAERDAFFTAWYRRAPLDAIDPGSARDRTVPLLVEHLAQLTGHRVHLLDATLEQEIPCVVALAVDEDQRPGTPRAALAAGAHPDPEQAAVRALMELGPHLSLLAARYPARQERARQLALDPSGITHPADHALVAAAPEFSGRLAFLLEGRPPRGFAEVHRGRRLPRHHDDLTDDLRDLVRRYLDTGFDVLAVDQTTAELTALDLTAVKVVVPGTAPVTYGHLMRRTEGLPRLTGELSTDPHPFP from the coding sequence TTGGCGCGCACTGACGTTCTCGTGTCGGGTGACGGCGGCGTGCTGCACCACGCGGTCGACGAGGTCCTCGGCGGGCGGCCCGCGGTGGCCGCCGTCGTAACGGTCACCGACGCCCGCGCCACCGACGACGAGCACGACGGCGCCCTGCGGCGGGCGACCGCGCTCGGCGTGCCCTTCCTGCCGGTGTGGACCGAGGGCGACCGCGCGGTGGTCGGGCCGGTCGTACGGCCCGGCGTGCCCGGCTGCCACCGCTGCCTCGGCATGCGGCGCGCACACGCACCGGACCGGGCCGTCGCCCGGGCCGTGCTCGGCCACGCCCCCGACCTGTACGCGCTGCCCTCGCCCCTGCTCACCGCGCCCGCCGTCACCCTCACCGCCCGCCTCGTGGCCGAGCGCCTCACCGCCCCCGACGCCCGCGCGGCCCGCTCCATGACGGTGGTCGGCCTGCGTGCCCTCGACGTGAGCACGCACGCCTTCCTCCCCGACCCGTGCTGTCCGGTGTGCGGTGGGCTCCCCGACGACGCGCCCACCGCCGTGCCGCGCGCGCTCGTGCCCCGGCCCAAGCCGCGCCCCGGCCTGCGGCTGCGGCGGCCGGACACCGCGCTGCTCCGCGCGCTCCTGGCCGACCCGGAGACGGGGCTGGTGCGCGGTGTGACGCAGGCGACGGCGGCGGTCCCGCTGGCCCGGGCACCGCTCGCGCTGCCGGACGGCGGCGAGGCCGAGGCGGGCCTGGGCGCCGGCCCCGACCGGGACACGGCGACGGCCGCCGCGCTCCTCGAAGGGGCCGAACGCTACGCGAGTGTCCGGCCGCGGGCCCGCCGCACCGTGGTCCGGGCCGCGTACGCCGACGTACGCGACGACGCCGTCGACCCGCGCACGCTGGGTCTGCACCCCGACAGCCACTACGACGTGCCGGGCTTCCCGTTCCGCCGGTTCGCGGAGGACCGGGTGACGGAGTGGGTGTGGGCGTGGTCCCACGGGCGGGCGCGGCCGGTGCTGCTGCCCCGCTCGTACGCGTACTTCCTCTCCGCGGACGAGCGGGACCCGGGCGACCGGGGATTCGTCTTCGAGGTCTCCAACGGCTGCGCGCTCGGCAGCTGTGCCGAGGAGGCGCAACTGCACGGCCTGCTCGAAGTCGCCGAGCGGGACGCCTTCTTCACGGCGTGGTACCGGCGCGCCCCGCTCGACGCCATCGACCCGGGCAGCGCGCGCGACCGCACCGTGCCGCTCCTCGTGGAGCACCTGGCCCAGCTGACCGGGCACCGCGTCCACCTCCTCGACGCCACCCTGGAGCAGGAGATCCCGTGCGTCGTGGCGCTCGCCGTCGACGAGGACCAACGGCCGGGCACGCCGCGCGCGGCCCTCGCCGCGGGCGCCCACCCCGACCCCGAACAGGCCGCGGTGCGCGCGCTGATGGAGCTCGGCCCGCACCTGTCCCTGCTCGCCGCCCGTTACCCGGCCCGGCAGGAACGCGCCCGGCAGCTGGCCCTCGACCCCTCCGGCATCACCCACCCCGCCGACCACGCCCTCGTGGCCGCCGCGCCCGAGTTCTCCGGGCGGCTGGCGTTCCTCCTGGAGGGCCGGCCGCCCCGCGGCTTCGCCGAGGTGCACCGCGGCCGGCGGCTGCCCCGGCACCACGACGACCTGACGGACGACCTGCGCGACCTGGTCCGCCGCTACCTCGACACGGGGTTCGACGTGCTCGCCGTGGACCAGACGACCGCCGAGCTCACGGCGCTGGACCTGACGGCGGTCAAGGTCGTCGTCCCCGGCACCGCCCCGGTGACGTACGGGCACCTGATGCGGCGCACCGAGGGCCTGCCCCGGCTCACCGGCGAGCTGTCCACCGACCCGCACCCGTTCCCGTGA
- a CDS encoding YcaO-like family protein, translated as MRKVHFDGTHRVRRPEETWAVIDGRRSAFGVTRVADVTGLDRLGVPVVMAVRPAAKTLTVSQGKGTSLLLARISAVMESVELWHAEYACPAAEVTRVPARELELPYDVTDLQQHHGSLLGEHTPLDWLTGKNAVTGARTFVPRSYVAMDYQVSDAWEPPLLHGSTNGLAGGNSYDEAVTHALYEVVERDCTAAIGSVPVTERRHVDPASVDDPMCAGVLERMADAGAWVEIVDVPNRWGLPCFVTYVWSEDFPALAVGSGVHSSAAVALSRAVTESAQSRLTAIAGSRDDLADALFPHEPSVPGEPPVTAGEVVPWKDVSAAGPDFAEDTEETRWLAERVLEVTGRPPVVVDLSTEEDFSVVKVVAAGLEFDGRHEITRPLSAPAPLLKEAS; from the coding sequence GTGAGGAAGGTTCATTTCGACGGCACGCACCGGGTGCGGCGCCCCGAGGAGACGTGGGCCGTCATCGACGGCCGGCGAAGCGCCTTCGGCGTCACCCGGGTCGCCGACGTGACGGGGCTGGACCGGCTGGGCGTACCGGTGGTGATGGCGGTCCGCCCGGCGGCGAAGACGCTCACCGTCTCGCAGGGCAAGGGCACGTCTCTGCTGCTGGCCCGGATCTCCGCCGTCATGGAGAGCGTGGAGCTGTGGCACGCCGAGTACGCCTGCCCGGCCGCCGAGGTGACGCGCGTTCCCGCCCGCGAGCTGGAGCTGCCGTACGACGTCACGGACCTCCAGCAGCACCACGGGAGCCTGCTGGGTGAGCACACCCCGCTGGACTGGCTGACCGGCAAGAACGCCGTGACCGGCGCGCGGACCTTCGTCCCCCGGTCGTACGTCGCCATGGACTACCAGGTGTCCGACGCCTGGGAGCCCCCGCTGCTGCACGGCTCGACCAACGGGCTGGCCGGCGGCAACAGTTACGACGAGGCCGTCACGCACGCGCTGTACGAGGTCGTCGAGCGCGACTGCACGGCGGCGATCGGCTCGGTGCCCGTCACCGAGCGGCGGCACGTCGACCCGGCGAGCGTCGACGACCCGATGTGCGCCGGCGTCCTGGAGCGGATGGCCGACGCGGGGGCGTGGGTGGAGATCGTGGACGTGCCCAACCGCTGGGGGCTGCCCTGCTTCGTCACCTACGTGTGGTCCGAGGACTTCCCCGCGCTGGCCGTCGGTTCGGGCGTGCACAGTTCCGCCGCGGTGGCCCTCAGCCGGGCGGTCACGGAGTCGGCGCAGAGCCGGCTCACCGCCATCGCCGGCAGCCGCGACGACCTGGCCGACGCGCTGTTCCCGCACGAGCCGTCCGTCCCCGGTGAACCGCCCGTCACGGCGGGGGAGGTCGTGCCGTGGAAGGACGTCTCCGCTGCCGGGCCCGACTTCGCCGAGGACACCGAGGAGACGCGGTGGCTGGCCGAGCGGGTGCTGGAGGTGACCGGTCGGCCGCCGGTGGTGGTCGACCTCAGCACCGAGGAGGACTTCAGCGTGGTCAAGGTGGTCGCCGCCGGGCTGGAGTTCGACGGCCGGCACGAGATCACCCGGCCCCTGTCCGCCCCCGCGCCGCTCCTGAAGGAGGCATCGTGA